The Methylomarinum sp. Ch1-1 genome contains the following window.
TCTGACGTAATCGAAGACGTCGGTTTCGACCGAAATATAGCCATCCGTCACCACCACGAAGCTGCGTGACACGCCGCTTTTGGCCGGTTGCGCCATGGCCCGCTGCAATGCCGGCAGCAGGCGGGTGCCGCCGCCACCGCGCTGGCTTTCCATCATCGAGACAGCTTTTTCTATGTTGCTTTCGGTGGCGGGCAGCGGGCTTTCGGCCAGCAGCGAGGAACCGCCGGAAAAAAACAAGATATTGAAGCGGTCGCTGGGGCGCAGTCGCGTCAACAACTCGACCATCAGCTTCTTGCTGATGTTCAACGGAAAACCATGCATAGAACCCGAGACATCGACGACGAAAATGTATTCGCGCGGCGGTATCGCGGCATTGGCGACCCGTTCGGGCGGTTGCGACAGCAGCAGAAAAAAGTTTTCATCTTCGCCTTCATGCAGCAATAGCCCGGTTGCTATCTCTTTGCCGCGCAATTGGTAGCGCAACACATAATCGCGGTTGCCGTTGTCGGCGCCGGCCTTTTTCAAACGGATTGCAGCAGAGCCTTGCTGACCGTAAGCGACATCGACGTCATGCGAAGGCGACATGACCGCCTGGATTGGCAAACCGGCCGCCAACGACACCTTGATGTCGAAGGCATAAGGCGGCTTTTCTTCCTGCTGCAGATAAGGGTTGGCAATCCAAAAATCGTGATCGTCGGCCCCGGCCGACGGCAATTCGGAATAGCGTGGGCCAACCACCGCCGGGTAGACGAATTCATACACGCCCTGTTCCGGCACGATCATTTCGGTATAAGCGAGTTCGACGACGATGCGATCGCCCGGCATGATGTTGGCGACATTCATTTGGAAGACATTGGGGCGTTGTTGTTCCAGCAGCGAAGCGCGTTTACCGGCTTGTTTCGCCTGCCGGTATTCGACTTTGGCCGCTTGCCGTTCCTTGATTTTGGCGACGATTTTACGTTCGCCCACGGTCATCGTCATCGCATACACCGCGGCCCGGGTCGATCCGGGAAAGACATAGATCGCCTCGATGGGGCTGTTGCCGCGATTTTGATAAACCTGGCGGATTTTCACGTCGGCGATGACGCCGGCGATATCGACCTGCGCCGAAGTTTCTTGCAACGGCAGGGTTTCGCCGCCCTCCTCACCGTCGCCGACGATTTGAAAATAAGGCGACAGGGTTTTATCGTTTTCGAGTTCGTTGGCTGCCGCCACGCCGGCTAATAGCAATAATGTGAACAGCGCCAGCAGGCGCCAGGGGTTTGCGTCTATTCGGATCATGATCGTTTCCTCTTACAATGGACGGTAGGATTGCCGTGATTTCAGTGTAAGAAACGGAAAAGAAATGACGTTGAAGGGCTTGTGAAGTCGTTGTGAAATCTATGTGAAGTGGGCT
Protein-coding sequences here:
- a CDS encoding VIT domain-containing protein, giving the protein MIRIDANPWRLLALFTLLLLAGVAAANELENDKTLSPYFQIVGDGEEGGETLPLQETSAQVDIAGVIADVKIRQVYQNRGNSPIEAIYVFPGSTRAAVYAMTMTVGERKIVAKIKERQAAKVEYRQAKQAGKRASLLEQQRPNVFQMNVANIMPGDRIVVELAYTEMIVPEQGVYEFVYPAVVGPRYSELPSAGADDHDFWIANPYLQQEEKPPYAFDIKVSLAAGLPIQAVMSPSHDVDVAYGQQGSAAIRLKKAGADNGNRDYVLRYQLRGKEIATGLLLHEGEDENFFLLLSQPPERVANAAIPPREYIFVVDVSGSMHGFPLNISKKLMVELLTRLRPSDRFNILFFSGGSSLLAESPLPATESNIEKAVSMMESQRGGGGTRLLPALQRAMAQPAKSGVSRSFVVVTDGYISVETDVFDYVRDNLNNANFFAFGIGSSVNRFLIEGLARSGRGEPFVITKLEEALPIAQRFRSYIQTPVLTDIAIDFDGFDVYDVEPQQMNDLFAERPLVVFGKWRGKAEGNINIAGRRGDGDYFRSVNVADAEAGAHNGALRYLWARQRIAELGDYQKLRSDSERKAEITTLGLTYNLLTAYTSFIAIDEVVVNSSGENRTVKQPLPLPKGVSNLAVGGGIVPTTPEPEIISLLAVLMVIASIAWLKRRRKSLAV